In Gambusia affinis linkage group LG08, SWU_Gaff_1.0, whole genome shotgun sequence, a single window of DNA contains:
- the elmo3 gene encoding engulfment and cell motility protein 3: MPQQKDIVRIAIQMPGAYPQLIQLDQKKPLSAVIKEVCDGWNLPGPDNYALQYADGVQMYITESNRLDIKNGCILRLTKAPGRCADDLHKGIQSADGGVRCDSLKELASVSRDVTFAQEFINLDGHNLLVQIVEDSRESNQIMTHTLTGFMELMDHGIVSWENLSAVFIKKIAGFVNSSSTDVSMQQVSLDILENMVLSSRQLFLQVKQEVTMERLVAHLQVANQQIQTKAMALLMALLQAAEDADRQEMFAFLNKKNVRQYIYKDIILSSSPVQDEMAHYLYVLQSVTLNHLEARMRTPLDCYSQDQRDALHGLRQAAFETDSENSLSHERRRSLCAKEFKKLGFSNNSNPGQDLVRTPPGLLALDTMFYFATRYPDAYSRFVLENSSREDKHECPFARSSIQLTLILCEILRIGDAPSETGSSFHPIFFSQDRLLEELFCVCIQLLNKTWKEMRATQEDFDKVMQVVKEQITRTLASKPTSLELFKNKVNALNYSEILKLRQTERLHQEETLAPPVLELKERLKPELLELIRQQRLNRLCQGTMFRKISSRRRQDKLWYCRLSPNHKMLHYGDVEEDAENPAIETLQDKIPVADIKGLLIGKDCPHMKENKGKQTKEVLDLAFSITYDVEECSLNFIAPSRTDFCLWTDGLSVLLGRDMSSESMRSELEILLSMEIKLRLLDLENVPIPDSAPAVPKPPSNYNFCYDFSQTEQ; this comes from the exons ATGCCACAGCAGAAGGACATCGTGAGGATCGCCATCCAGATGCCCGGGGCGTACCCGCAGCTCATCCAGCTGGACCAG AAAAAGCCTCTATCTGCGGTTATCAAGGAGGTCTGTGATGG CTGGAACCTTCCGGGTCCCGATAACTACGCCCTGCAGTACGCCGATGGAGTCCAGATGTACATCACAGAGTCG AATCGCCTGGACATCAAGAACGGCTGCATCCTGCGTCTGACCAAAGCCCCG GGTCGCTGTGCCGACGACCTTCACAAGGGCATCCAGAGCGCGGACGGCGGCGTGCGCTGCGACTCGCTGAAGGAGCTGGCCAGCGTCTCGCGGGACGTGACCTTCGCTCAGGAGTTCATCAACCTGGACGGACACAACCTGCTGGTCCAGATCGTGGAGGACTCCAGAGA GAGCAACCAGATCATGACTCACACGCTGACCGGCTTCATGGAGCTGATGGATCATGGCATCGTTTCCTGGGAGAATCTCTCCGCCGTCTTCATCAAGAAg ATTGCTGGTTTCGTCAACTCCTCGTCCACAGACGTGTCGATGCAGCAGGTGTCCCTGGACATCCTGGAGAACATGGTTCTGAGCAGCCGCCAGCTGTTCCTGCAGGTCAAGCAGGAGGTCACCATGGAGCGGCTGGTTGCCCACCTGCAGGT GGCGAACCAGCAGATCCAGACCAAAGCCATGGCTCTGCTCATGGCCTTACTGCAGGCGGCTGAGGACGCAGATAGACAG GAAATGTTCGCCTTCCTGAACAAGAAGAACGTCCGTCAGTACATCTATAAG GACATCATCCTGAGCTCCAGTCCGGTCCAGGATGAGATGGCCCACTACCTCTACGTGCTGCAGTCGGTCACACTGAACCACCTGGAGGCGCGCATGAGGACGCCGCTGGACTGCTACAGCCAG GACCAGAGGGACGCGCTGCACGGCCTGCGGCAGGCGGCGTTCGAGACCGACAGCGAGAACAGCCTGAGCCACGAGCGCCGCCGCTCACTCTGCGCCAAGGAGTTCAAGAAGCTTGGTTTCTCT AACAACAGCAACCCGGGTCAGGACCTGGTGCGGACGCCTCCCGGTCTGCTGGCTCTGGACACCATGTTTTACTTTGCGACTCGCTATCCGGACGCCTACAGCAGG TTTGTcctggagaacagcagcagggaGGACAAGCACGAGTGTCCCTTTGCCCGCAGCAGCATCCAGCTGACACTCATCCTCTGTGAGATCCTGCGCATCGGAGACGCCC CCTCGGAGACGGGCTCCAGCTTCCATCCCATCTTCTTCAGCCAGGACCGGCTGCTGGAGGAACTGTTCTGCGTCTGCATCCAGCTGCTCAACAAGACCTGGAAGGAGATGCGCGCCACGCAGGAAGACTTCGACAAG GTGATGCAGGTGGTGAAGGAGCAGATCACCCGGACGCTGGCCAGCAAGCCCACATCGCTGGAGCTGTTCAAGAACAAAGTCAACGCGCTGAACTACAGCGAGATCCTGAAGCTGCGGCAGACGGAGCGGCTGCACCAGGAGGAGACGCTGGCGCCGCCCGTCCT AGAGCTGAAGGAGCGCCTGAAGCCGGAGCTGCTGGAGTTGATCCGCCAGCAGAGACTCAACCGGCTCTGTCAGGGAACCATGTTCAGGAAGATCAGCAGCCGGCGGCGGCAGG ACAAACTGTGGTACTGCCGCCTGTCGCCCAATCACAAGATGCTGCACTACGGCGACGTGGAGGAAGACGCGGAGAACCCGGCCATCGAGACGCTGCAGGACAAGA TCCCAGTGGCAGATATCAAAGGTTTGCTGATCGGGAAGGACTGTCCTCACATGAAGGAGAACAAGGGCAAGCAGACCAAG gaAGTCCTGGATTTGGCCTTCAGCATCACCTACGATGTGGAGGAGTGCAGCCTGAACTTCATCGCCCCCTCCAGGACGGAC TTCTGCCTGTGGACGGACGGACTGAGCGTCCTGCTGGGCCGGGACATGAGCAGCGAGTCGATGCGCAGCGAGCTGGAGATCCTGCTGTCCATGGAGATTAAACTCCGCCTCCTGGACCTGGAGAACGTCCCCATCCCGGACAGCGCCCCCGCCGTGCCCAAACCGCCCAGCAACTACAACTTCTGCTACGACTTCAGCCAGACGGAGCAGTAG